A region from the Gossypium hirsutum isolate 1008001.06 chromosome A08, Gossypium_hirsutum_v2.1, whole genome shotgun sequence genome encodes:
- the LOC121204854 gene encoding polyadenylate-binding protein RBP47B' isoform X2, translating into MATVAAPQHHHHHHHPASLEEVRTLWIGDLQFWVDESYLNSCFAYTGELVSIKIIRNKITGLPEGYGFVEFVSHAAAERILQTYNGTPMPGTEQMFRLNWASFGAGERHNDPGPDHSIFVGDLAPDVTDYLLQETFRAHYPSVRGAKVVTDPNTGRSKGYGFVKFSDETERNRAMTEMNGVYCSTRAMRISAATPKKTTGFQQQYAVAKAVYPALAYTATTMPVLPPDNDQTNTTIFVGNLDLNVTEEVLKQFFLPLGEIVCVKIPATKGCGYVQFANRNSAEEAIRRMQGQMIGQQVVQITWGRIPTANQDLPGSWGAQIDPNQWNAYYGYGQGYDAYSYGATQDPSLYAYGAYAGYAQYPQQVGGSQEMAAMAGAVEQREEPYDPLATPDVDKLNATYLSVHGSAILGRPLWQRTSSITPRA; encoded by the exons ATGGCAACCGTAGCAGCGCCAcagcaccaccaccaccaccaccatccgGCGTCGCTAGAGGAAGTCCGTACGCTTTGGATAGGAGACCTCCAGTTTTGGGTCGACGAGTCCTACCTCAACTCTTGCTTTGCTTATACCGGCGAG TTAGTCTCGATAAAAATTATACGCAACAAGATCACTGGACTGCCCGAGGGTTATGGATTTGTGGAGTTTGTTTCTCATGCAGCAGCGGAAAGGATATTGCAGACTTACAATGGGACACCAATGCCTGGAACTGAACAAATGTTCAGGTTAAATTGGGCTTCATTTGGTGCCGGAGAAAGACATAATGATCCTGGCCCCGATCATTCTATTTTTGTAGGAGATTTGGCGCCTGATGTTACAGATTATCTATTGCAAGAGACCTTTCGAGCTCATTATCCATCTGTTAGAGGTGCCAAGGTTGTGACTGATCCAAATACCGGACGCTCAAAGGGATATGGATTTGTTAAATTTTCAGATGAGACTGAGAGAAACCGTGCTATGACCGAGATGAATGGTGTCTATTGCTCAACTAGAGCTATGCGCATTAGTGCAGCAACACCAAAGAAGACCACTGGTTTTCAGCAGCAATATGCTGTGGCTAAAG CTGTATATCCAGCTCTTGCATACACAGCAACAACCATGCCGGTGCTTCCACCAGATAATGACCAAACAAATACCACT ATTTTTGTTGGCAACTTGGATCTAAATGTCACCGAAGAGGTATTGAAGCAATTTTTCTTGCCATTAGGAGAAATTGTGTGTGTCAAGATTCCTGCCACCAAAGGATGCGGTTATGTACAGTTCGCGAACAG GAATTCTGCTGAAGAAGCCATACGGAGGATGCAGGGGCAAATGATTGGTCAACAAGTTGTCCAAATTACTTGGGGTAGGATCCCAACAGCAAATCAG GACCTACCTGGTAGCTGGGGCGCACAAATAGATCCTAATCAGTGGAATGCTTATTACGGTTATGGACAAGGCTATGATGCTTACTCTTACGGGGCTACCCAGGATCCCTCTCTCTATGCGTATGGTGCATATGCCGGATATGCACAATATCCTCAACAG GTTGGAGGTTCTCAAGAAATGGCAGCTATGGCTGGTGCTGTAGAACAAAGGGAGGAACCATATGATCCGTTGGCAACACCCGATGTCGATAA GTTAAATGCTACCTACCTCTCTGTTCATGGAAGTGCCATATTAGGCAGGCCCTTATGGCAGAGAACTTCCTCTATCACGCCACGAGCTTAA
- the LOC121204854 gene encoding polyadenylate-binding protein RBP47B' isoform X1, translating into MATVAAPQHHHHHHHPASLEEVRTLWIGDLQFWVDESYLNSCFAYTGELVSIKIIRNKITGLPEGYGFVEFVSHAAAERILQTYNGTPMPGTEQMFRLNWASFGAGERHNDPGPDHSIFVGDLAPDVTDYLLQETFRAHYPSVRGAKVVTDPNTGRSKGYGFVKFSDETERNRAMTEMNGVYCSTRAMRISAATPKKTTGFQQQYAVAKAAVYPALAYTATTMPVLPPDNDQTNTTIFVGNLDLNVTEEVLKQFFLPLGEIVCVKIPATKGCGYVQFANRNSAEEAIRRMQGQMIGQQVVQITWGRIPTANQDLPGSWGAQIDPNQWNAYYGYGQGYDAYSYGATQDPSLYAYGAYAGYAQYPQQVGGSQEMAAMAGAVEQREEPYDPLATPDVDKLNATYLSVHGSAILGRPLWQRTSSITPRA; encoded by the exons ATGGCAACCGTAGCAGCGCCAcagcaccaccaccaccaccaccatccgGCGTCGCTAGAGGAAGTCCGTACGCTTTGGATAGGAGACCTCCAGTTTTGGGTCGACGAGTCCTACCTCAACTCTTGCTTTGCTTATACCGGCGAG TTAGTCTCGATAAAAATTATACGCAACAAGATCACTGGACTGCCCGAGGGTTATGGATTTGTGGAGTTTGTTTCTCATGCAGCAGCGGAAAGGATATTGCAGACTTACAATGGGACACCAATGCCTGGAACTGAACAAATGTTCAGGTTAAATTGGGCTTCATTTGGTGCCGGAGAAAGACATAATGATCCTGGCCCCGATCATTCTATTTTTGTAGGAGATTTGGCGCCTGATGTTACAGATTATCTATTGCAAGAGACCTTTCGAGCTCATTATCCATCTGTTAGAGGTGCCAAGGTTGTGACTGATCCAAATACCGGACGCTCAAAGGGATATGGATTTGTTAAATTTTCAGATGAGACTGAGAGAAACCGTGCTATGACCGAGATGAATGGTGTCTATTGCTCAACTAGAGCTATGCGCATTAGTGCAGCAACACCAAAGAAGACCACTGGTTTTCAGCAGCAATATGCTGTGGCTAAAG CAGCTGTATATCCAGCTCTTGCATACACAGCAACAACCATGCCGGTGCTTCCACCAGATAATGACCAAACAAATACCACT ATTTTTGTTGGCAACTTGGATCTAAATGTCACCGAAGAGGTATTGAAGCAATTTTTCTTGCCATTAGGAGAAATTGTGTGTGTCAAGATTCCTGCCACCAAAGGATGCGGTTATGTACAGTTCGCGAACAG GAATTCTGCTGAAGAAGCCATACGGAGGATGCAGGGGCAAATGATTGGTCAACAAGTTGTCCAAATTACTTGGGGTAGGATCCCAACAGCAAATCAG GACCTACCTGGTAGCTGGGGCGCACAAATAGATCCTAATCAGTGGAATGCTTATTACGGTTATGGACAAGGCTATGATGCTTACTCTTACGGGGCTACCCAGGATCCCTCTCTCTATGCGTATGGTGCATATGCCGGATATGCACAATATCCTCAACAG GTTGGAGGTTCTCAAGAAATGGCAGCTATGGCTGGTGCTGTAGAACAAAGGGAGGAACCATATGATCCGTTGGCAACACCCGATGTCGATAA GTTAAATGCTACCTACCTCTCTGTTCATGGAAGTGCCATATTAGGCAGGCCCTTATGGCAGAGAACTTCCTCTATCACGCCACGAGCTTAA